Proteins from a single region of Puntigrus tetrazona isolate hp1 chromosome 2, ASM1883169v1, whole genome shotgun sequence:
- the LOC122357171 gene encoding probable G-protein coupled receptor 141, whose translation MIMNNTANQTGLPEGFRIALLVLYIFIFLAGTLNVVLMSCMLQSQRRLSFTKVSVINLIAVHSFFLLTLPFRIYYYAADKNWILGMYFCKIVSLMIHAHMYLAFIFYALLLIVRYVEHSDQRHKLEFHRILHATIASATVWCIIFGSMFPATISNYGMTQNDSTQCFHFGQALMQPSVKTLNYVICTLVMLVWSVLAFFQVYFLLYVSKTFGKATCQRQEFWAQLKNVVFLLVMFFCFVPYQGFRLYYVSEYGKTKGIHHINEIFLAVTGFSCFDMIVFAGRDVCKLINSRAWFHCL comes from the coding sequence ATGATCATGAACAACACTGCAAATCAAACTGGCCTGCCGGAGGGCTTCAGAATTGCTCTTCTGGTcttatacatatttatctttcTTGCTGGGACTCTGAATGTTGTACTGATGTCCTGTATGCTACAGTCTCAAAGACGCCTCTCCTTCACCAAAGTGTCTGTGATCAACCTTATAGCAGTGCACTCCTTTTTTCTTCTCACGCTGCCTTTTCGCATTTACTATTATGCTGCTGATAAAAACTGGATTCTGGGCATGTATTTCTGCAAAATTGTCAGTCTTATGATCCATGCCCACATGTACCTTGCATTCATCTTCTATGCCTTACTTCTAATTGTGCGTTATGTGGAGCACTCGGATCAGCGACACAAGCTAGAGTTTCATCGCATCCTTCACGCCACAATTGCAAGCGCAACTGTCTGGTGCATCATATTTGGCTCTATGTTCCCAGCAACCATTTCTAACTACGGAATGACGCAGAATGATTCGACTCAGTGCTTTCATTTCGGTCAGGCTCTCATGCAGCCTAGTGTGAAGACATTAAACTATGTTATTTGTACTCTAGTAATGCTGGTTTGGAGTGTGCTAGCATTTTTCCAGGTTTATTTTCTACTCTATGTGAGTAAGACATTTGGAAAGGCCACATGTCAGCGTCAGGAATTCTGGGCACAACTGAAAAACGTTGTCTTCCTATtggtgatgtttttttgttttgtgcccTATCAAGGATTCAGATTATATTATGTGAGTGAATATGGCAAGACTAAAGGAATTCatcatataaatgaaatatttcttgcTGTCACTGGTTTCAGCTGCTTTGATATGATTGTTTTTGCTGGTAGAGATGTATGCAAACTTATAAATTCAAGGGCATGGTTTCACTGTTTATAG
- the si:dkey-94e7.2 gene encoding retinol dehydrogenase 12 isoform X1, translating into MSNIYTLREMFGGQWSSSTRLDGKTVIITGANTGIGKETTRDLAKRGARIIMACRDLEKAEGAQKEIVEDSGNQNIVIRKLNLSDTRSIREFAEVINNEERALHILINNAGIMMCPYSKTADGFEMQFGVNHLGHFLLTFLLIDLLKRSAPSRIIILSSMAHSWGTIALDDINSERNYHSRRAYGQSKLANILFTRSLAKKLTDKGVTAYAVHPGIVRTELKRHMNLGLLIMWKVVRPFTKTPVQGAQTTIYCAVEPELDKESGGYYSNCRPSQCTRAARDDEMAEKLWDLSCKMLGIVWD; encoded by the exons ATGTCCAACATATACACTCTGAG AGAGATGTTTGGTGGCCAGTGGTCATCTAGCACACGACTCGATGGCAAAACAGTTATTATAACTGGAGCAAATACTGGCATTGGAAAAGAAACCACCAGAGACCTGGCAAAACGCG GGGCCAGGATAATAATGGCTTGCAGAGACCTTGAGAAAGCAGAAGGAGCACAGAAAGAGATCGTGGAGGACTCAGGGAACCAAAACATAGTGATCAGGAAACTAAATTTATCTGACACCAGGTCAATCAGAGAATTTGCTGAGGTAATCAACAACG AGGAAAGAGCTCTTCACATACTCATTAACAACGCTGGGATAATGATGTGTCCCTACTCTAAAACAGCAGATGGTTTTGAGATGCAGTTTGGTGTCAACCACTTag GTCACTTCCTGTTAACCTTCCTGCTGATTGATCTGCTGAAGAGATCTGCCCCCTCAAGAATCATCATCCTTTCCTCCATGGCTCATAGTTGGGGCACAATAGCTCTTGATGATATCAATAGCGAGAGGAATTACCACAGCAGGAGGGCATATGGTCAGAGTAAATTGGCCAATATCCTTTTTACTCGTTCCTTGGCCAAAAAACTCACAG ACAAAGGTGTTACAGCATACGCAGTCCATCCAGGAATTGTGCGAACAGAACTTAAAAGACATATGAATCTCGGACTTCTAATCATGTGGAAGGTTGTCAGACCTTTCACAAAGACCCCAGTGCAGGGAGCACAAACTACAATCTACTGCGCAGTGGAACCAGAGTTAGACAAAGAGAGTGGAGGTTACTACAG CAACTGCAGACCTTCACAATGCACCAGAGCTGCAAGGGATGATGAAATGGCTGAGAAACTTTGGGATCTCAGCTGCAAAATGTTGGGGATAGTCTGGGACTGA
- the si:dkey-94e7.2 gene encoding retinol dehydrogenase 12 isoform X2: MACRDLEKAEGAQKEIVEDSGNQNIVIRKLNLSDTRSIREFAEVINNEERALHILINNAGIMMCPYSKTADGFEMQFGVNHLGHFLLTFLLIDLLKRSAPSRIIILSSMAHSWGTIALDDINSERNYHSRRAYGQSKLANILFTRSLAKKLTDKGVTAYAVHPGIVRTELKRHMNLGLLIMWKVVRPFTKTPVQGAQTTIYCAVEPELDKESGGYYSNCRPSQCTRAARDDEMAEKLWDLSCKMLGIVWD, encoded by the exons ATGGCTTGCAGAGACCTTGAGAAAGCAGAAGGAGCACAGAAAGAGATCGTGGAGGACTCAGGGAACCAAAACATAGTGATCAGGAAACTAAATTTATCTGACACCAGGTCAATCAGAGAATTTGCTGAGGTAATCAACAACG AGGAAAGAGCTCTTCACATACTCATTAACAACGCTGGGATAATGATGTGTCCCTACTCTAAAACAGCAGATGGTTTTGAGATGCAGTTTGGTGTCAACCACTTag GTCACTTCCTGTTAACCTTCCTGCTGATTGATCTGCTGAAGAGATCTGCCCCCTCAAGAATCATCATCCTTTCCTCCATGGCTCATAGTTGGGGCACAATAGCTCTTGATGATATCAATAGCGAGAGGAATTACCACAGCAGGAGGGCATATGGTCAGAGTAAATTGGCCAATATCCTTTTTACTCGTTCCTTGGCCAAAAAACTCACAG ACAAAGGTGTTACAGCATACGCAGTCCATCCAGGAATTGTGCGAACAGAACTTAAAAGACATATGAATCTCGGACTTCTAATCATGTGGAAGGTTGTCAGACCTTTCACAAAGACCCCAGTGCAGGGAGCACAAACTACAATCTACTGCGCAGTGGAACCAGAGTTAGACAAAGAGAGTGGAGGTTACTACAG CAACTGCAGACCTTCACAATGCACCAGAGCTGCAAGGGATGATGAAATGGCTGAGAAACTTTGGGATCTCAGCTGCAAAATGTTGGGGATAGTCTGGGACTGA